The window AGGACGGAGTTTTACCGTTCGGGGAGCAAAAGATGGAGTAATGAGCGAAGACGAAGGGGAGCAGTCGGATAAACAAAAATACGAATTCCAGAAGGTCATCGAGGAACTCGACGACTACTCTGGGTCCGGCACGCAGCTCGTCTCGATTTATATTCCCGAGGACCGACAGATAAGCGACGTCGTCGCCCACGTCACCCAAGAGCACAGCGAAGCCTCCAACATCAAATCCAAGCAGACCCGCACCGCGGTTCAGGACGCCCTCACCAGCATCAAGGACCGCCTGAAATACTACGACGTCTACCCACCGGAAAACGGGATGGTCATCTTCTCCGGTGCGGTCGATGCCGGCGGCGGCCAGACCGACATGGTCACCGAGGTACTCGAATCGCCGCCGGACCCCATCGAGTCGTTCCGGTATCACTGTGACTCGCATTTCCTGACCGAACCGCTTCAGGAGATGCTGGGCGACAAGGGCCTCTACGGCCTCATCGTCCTCGACCGACGGGAGGCAAACGTCGGGTGGCTGAAAGGCAAGCGCGTCGAACCCGTCAAGTCAGCCTCCTCGCTGGTCCCCGGCAAGCAGCGAAAAGGTGGCCAGTCAGCCCAGCGGTTCGCCCGCCTGCGACTGGAGGCCATCGACAACTTCTATCAGGAGGTCGCGGAGATGGCCGACGACCTCTTCGTCCCCAAGCGCCACGAAATGGACGGCATATTGGTCGGCGGTCCCTCCCCGACCAAAGACGAGTTCCTCGACGGCGATTACCTCCACCACGAACTGCAGGACCTCGT of the Natronomonas halophila genome contains:
- the prf1 gene encoding peptide chain release factor aRF-1, giving the protein MSEDEGEQSDKQKYEFQKVIEELDDYSGSGTQLVSIYIPEDRQISDVVAHVTQEHSEASNIKSKQTRTAVQDALTSIKDRLKYYDVYPPENGMVIFSGAVDAGGGQTDMVTEVLESPPDPIESFRYHCDSHFLTEPLQEMLGDKGLYGLIVLDRREANVGWLKGKRVEPVKSASSLVPGKQRKGGQSAQRFARLRLEAIDNFYQEVAEMADDLFVPKRHEMDGILVGGPSPTKDEFLDGDYLHHELQDLVLGKFDVSYTDESGLYDLVDAGQDVLAEAELMQDKAEMEEFFEQLHDGQKATYGFDATRQNLMMGSVDRLLISEDLRKDVVTYDCGGREEFELVDRRADTPDHTCEDGSEADVAEREDAIDHLMELAEQRGSDMQFISTDFEKGEQLLTAFGGIAGILRYSTGV